In one Prochlorococcus marinus XMU1404 genomic region, the following are encoded:
- a CDS encoding DUF1651 domain-containing protein — translation MARSYWLVNSNRSRVKRFIENTNNKDQFFKYMFIDSGKVNSTWGKEPPVMTTREELKTEAAREEWKKLIAQGWRRTEEVWTKKEG, via the coding sequence ATGGCTAGGTCTTACTGGTTGGTTAATTCAAATAGATCAAGAGTAAAAAGGTTTATCGAAAATACAAACAATAAAGACCAATTTTTTAAATATATGTTTATTGATTCTGGGAAGGTTAATTCTACATGGGGTAAAGAGCCACCTGTTATGACAACTAGAGAAGAATTAAAGACAGAAGCAGCTAGAGAAGAATGGAAAAAATTAATTGCTCAAGGTTGGCGAAGAACGGAGGAAGTTTGGACAAAAAAAGAGGGGTAA